Genomic DNA from Prunus dulcis unplaced genomic scaffold, ALMONDv2, whole genome shotgun sequence:
atgttTGCTAACTATTGAAAGCAGATAAGTAGAATACTTGGACAGAGAGACTGTTGTCATTGGTGCTTAATAGAAATAATAGAGCATTGTCTGTATGACAGTTAATGTGATGAGAAAACCAGCTACAATGAGAGAAATAATTGCCCAAGGCGAGTGGATATATTTTGCTTCCAATTGTCTTCCATTTGTTCCAGGGATTTTGGTAGAATTTTGTTGAGATCAGTACAAACCTCAACAAAACAATTGCTTTTTATATCAACCCCTTTTGCAATTCTATTAAAGAGAGCAGCCACTTGTTCTTCCTCACCGACGCCATGTTCAACGATGCCATTCTCCACCAGCAGCTTCACATCCCTTGGGATATTCACTAAGCAATccatgaacaaaaaaaaaactcacttaTGTAAGTCTCGTCCTCGTAGTGGCATTGCTCACATGCAATCGCATTTTTAATGAACACCCCTGCAAAATCTTTGATTCTCAGCTTTGGAATCGTAAGAATCCCATGATGACGATCAAACTGAATTTCAAATAAGCTTTGATTTCGGCCCATCTGAAATTTGAGACCTGCTTGATTTAACTCAGTCATACTGGGTGGACATGAAAGTGTTACGTTTGTAGCAGAATGCATAGTCTAGTTTCCTCCGAGTCTTCCCTTCCTTCTAACTTTTGAAATTGCATTCTGTAGTTTGTGAGTTCTTATAAGATCAACAAAATGATGTCTTTCTCTGCCAGAAAAAAGTTCTTCAATCTCCTTCCATTCTTTGGTCTTCTCAtcatattttttgaaattgagtAACAGGTACGAGAGGGAAATTATTGAAAGCTTATCAGTAGATTCAAAATAATTGTTTGCATCGAAGAGATCGTCGAGAATGCAAAGTGATAGCTGATTTTCCAGTATCCACAGTTCAGACAATACATCACAGACCCTCCATGGTTTACTATATATGCAGTCTTCTTCATTTCGGAATCTTCGGAAACTCGACTTCACCAAGAGTTCAGTAATGAAGGCAGCATCCACTAGAACCATTTCTACAAACTGATCGCTGGTAAAGACAATGGCTTCTTCATAAGA
This window encodes:
- the LOC117613255 gene encoding UPF0481 protein At3g47200-like, producing the protein MARLSTARLLNGPTLNGSDVPGTDNLSSSPPSRCIYSVLERLRQGDDKVFTPHVVSIGLLHHGNERLKVMKVHNKRYLRDFLERSQLSVEDYPEKVKKQEQKLRSSYEEAIVFTSDQFVEMVLVDAAFITELLVKSSFRRFRNEEDCIYSKPWRVCDVLSELWILENQLSLCILDDLFDANNYFESTDKLSIISLSYLLLNFKKYDEKTKEWKEIEELFSGRERHHFVDLIRTHKLQNAISKVRRKGRLGGN